A genomic stretch from Neospora caninum Liverpool complete genome, chromosome III includes:
- a CDS encoding putative CDP-alcohol phosphatidyltransferase domain-containing protein — protein MGARRQSSAQTRVPVVSCESVLSRFLNACVPSVMPGLENEPLCSQSAIPACFREGYFAPDRHSFGASANGDAALSRGKTGAEEESEGILAFIPALSLSSVSSFLNFLGVDTQPDTPFWAVAGLLWMLYSVLDNVDGKQARRLRQCTAGGDFLDHSSDSIVTSLSGLVVMWALLQPASARRPSSSRLLSVSPAPFAAEAYPSHTISLGSLDCLAFILITQLPFFIATWAHPIVGRTILSSSLEGCHWFSVDEVNFLVIPSLLFVRALVPTFWSTALVSLLPHFPAFVHPVVTFLSAAIGIVFQLDSEEVTLGVLLIFASCMLSLVASTRLLVQLVKYDHLPRLLPGVVLFAGSLAFKPPVLLQLGVFSLLCLELIAARLKLHVRTQLYMWWPVALYYFFLFTLHGRDSGAPAGLPEAFASVLGKNYTYHSAAFMTFVLLGICLLSYKHIINRRNGTSQASRKTD, from the exons ATGGGGGCTAG GAGGCAGTCTTCCGCTCAAACTCGGGTCCCCGTGGTTTCTTGCGAGTCCGTactctcgcgcttcttgAACGCGTGTGTGCCGTCGGTCATGCCTGGTCTCGAAAACGAGCCGCTGTGCTCGCAGTCCGCGATCCCTGCGTGCTTCCGAGAGGGGTACTTCGCTCCAG ACCGGCACAGCTTCGGTGCGTCGGCgaacggcgacgcagcaCTGTCACGAGGCAAGACCGgggcagaggaggaaagcgaggggaTCCTCGCCTTCattcccgctctctctctgtcttcggtctcttctttcctcaaCTTTTTGGGAGTCGATACGCAACCGGACACCCCGTTCTGGGCAGTCGCAGGCCTGCTCTGGATGCTCTACTCCGTCCTAGACAATGTCGACGGGAAACAG gctcgtcgcctgcggcagTGCACGGCAGGCGGCGACTTCTTGGACCACTCGAGCGACAGCATCGTGACGTCGCTGAGTGGGCTGGTGGTCATGTGGGCGCTTCTTCAGCCTGCGTCCGCTCGTcgtccttcgtcgtctcgtcttttgtctgtttccccCGCGCCCTTTGCGGCCGAGGCCTACCCAAGTCACACGATCTCGCTTGGGTCCCTCGACTGCTTGGCGTTCATTTTGATTACGCAACTTCCTTTCTTCATCGCCACCTGGGCTCACCCGATCGTGGGCAGAAcgattctctcttcttcactggAAGGCTGCCATTGGTTTTCT GTCGATGAAGTAAACTTCCTCGTCATTCCTTCGCTGCTCTTTGTGCGCGCCCTGGTCCCCACGTTTTGGTCGACGGCACTCGTGTCGCTGCTACCCCACTTCCCCGCGTTCGTACACCCCGTCGtcacctttctctccgccgccaTCGGCATTGTCTTCCAACTCGACTCCGAAGAAGTTACTCTGGGCGTTCTCCTCATCTTCGCCAGCTGcatgctgtctctcgtcgcATCGACCAG GCTCCTCGTGCAACTCGTCAAGTATGATCACCTGCCGCGCCTCTTGCCAGgcgtcgttctcttcgccgGG TCGCTCGCCTTCAAGCCCCCCGTTTTGCTTCAGCTGGGCGtattctctcttctctgcctggagCTGATCGCCGCCCGACTTAAGCTGCATGTGCGGACGCAGTTG TACATGTGGTGGCCGGTGGCGCTCTActacttcttcctcttcacgcTCCACGGCCGGGATTCGGGAGCTCCAGCGGGCCTTCCTGAAGCCTTCGCGTCTGTCCTCGGCAAGAATTACACGTACCACAGTGCGGCGTTCATGACCTTTGTGTTGCTGGGCATCTGCTTACTGTCTTACAAGCACATCATCAACCGGAGGAACGGAACCTCTCAGGCTTCGCGGAAGACGGACTAG